A region from the Prochlorococcus marinus XMU1408 genome encodes:
- a CDS encoding peptidylprolyl isomerase has protein sequence MAKKICILALITILFSLSSPWVDPAIASLPNGNRQKDPYAILRNSLPIDQKELRELQNKLEDTSDDLRGSRWSAISKATSRSQFLVSNRKNQILDSIPEENKEKAMNLLTNLKEDLEELNQIANEKNKLSFLEIRQQSLKKIDDLESLLITNKFTYEIPSEYDNLPRLLGRANVEIKTSKGNMSAIIDGYNAPLTAGAFIDLSMKGFYDGLPINRAEEFFILQTGDPKGEEIGYVDPETNELRKIPLEIRTPNSKETLYGQTFEEVGLYTETPVLPFATLGTLGWAHSDSDLNDGSSQFFFFLYEAELNPAGRNLIDGRNAAFGYVIEGSEILNKLGVDDKILEIKVLNGSENLKLKA, from the coding sequence ATGGCAAAAAAGATTTGCATTCTTGCCTTGATAACAATCCTATTTTCTTTGAGTTCTCCATGGGTTGACCCTGCTATTGCAAGCCTTCCAAATGGTAATCGACAAAAAGATCCATATGCAATCTTAAGAAATTCTTTACCGATCGACCAGAAAGAATTACGTGAATTACAAAACAAACTTGAGGATACCAGCGACGATCTTCGTGGGAGTAGATGGTCAGCCATCAGCAAAGCCACCTCACGCAGTCAATTCTTGGTCAGCAACAGAAAAAATCAAATTCTTGACTCAATTCCTGAAGAAAATAAGGAAAAAGCAATGAATCTTCTTACAAATTTAAAAGAAGATCTTGAGGAATTAAACCAAATAGCAAACGAAAAAAATAAACTCTCATTTCTTGAAATCAGGCAACAAAGTTTAAAGAAAATTGATGATTTAGAATCTCTTTTAATTACTAATAAGTTTACGTATGAAATACCTAGTGAATATGACAATTTACCAAGACTTTTAGGTAGAGCTAATGTAGAAATAAAAACTTCAAAAGGAAATATGAGTGCAATTATTGATGGATACAATGCTCCTTTAACGGCAGGAGCATTTATAGATCTTTCCATGAAAGGTTTTTATGATGGTTTGCCAATTAATAGAGCTGAGGAATTTTTTATTCTACAAACAGGTGATCCTAAAGGAGAAGAAATTGGTTACGTAGATCCTGAGACAAATGAGTTGAGAAAAATCCCATTAGAAATAAGAACTCCAAATTCTAAAGAAACACTTTATGGCCAAACATTTGAGGAAGTTGGTCTTTACACAGAAACACCAGTTCTTCCATTTGCAACATTAGGAACACTTGGCTGGGCTCACTCTGACTCGGATTTAAATGATGGTTCATCCCAATTTTTCTTCTTCTTATACGAAGCTGAATTAAATCCAGCTGGACGTAATCTTATTGATGGAAGAAACGCCGCTTTTGGTTATGTAATAGAAGGTTCTGAAATCTTAAATAAATTAGGAGTAGACGACAAAATTCTTGAGATAAAAGTATTAAATGGTTCAGAAAATCTAAAACTCAAAGCCTAA
- the efp gene encoding elongation factor P, whose protein sequence is MISSNDFRTGTTIELDGAVWRVVEFLHVKPGKGSAFVRTKLKAVVSGNVVEKTFRAGEMVPQALLEKSKLQHTYMDGDDFVFMDMTSYEETRLTAKQIGESKKYLKEGMEVNVVSWNEKPLEVELPNSVVLEIKETDPGVKGDTASGGTKPAILETGAQVMVPLFISIGEKIRVDTRNDSYLGRETQ, encoded by the coding sequence ATGATTTCAAGTAACGACTTTCGCACTGGCACGACGATCGAGTTAGACGGTGCAGTTTGGCGTGTTGTTGAATTTCTACATGTCAAGCCTGGGAAGGGTTCTGCGTTTGTCAGGACTAAATTAAAAGCGGTAGTAAGCGGAAATGTTGTTGAAAAAACTTTTAGAGCTGGTGAAATGGTTCCACAAGCTCTTTTAGAGAAATCAAAGTTGCAACACACATATATGGATGGTGATGATTTTGTTTTTATGGATATGACTTCTTATGAAGAAACACGCTTAACTGCAAAACAAATTGGAGAAAGCAAAAAATATCTAAAGGAAGGGATGGAGGTTAATGTAGTGTCTTGGAATGAAAAACCTCTTGAGGTTGAATTGCCCAACTCAGTTGTTTTAGAAATAAAAGAAACTGATCCTGGCGTCAAAGGTGACACTGCTTCGGGAGGTACAAAGCCTGCAATCTTGGAAACAGGAGCTCAAGTTATGGTCCCTTTATTTATTTCAATTGGTGAGAAAATTCGAGTAGATACTCGAAATGACAGTTATCTAGGCCGAGAAACACAATGA
- the accB gene encoding acetyl-CoA carboxylase biotin carboxyl carrier protein: MTMNLDHEELHRLLATLAESDIQEFRLEGEDFCLEVKRNLGLPSESIASPKKITTEEIDPPLPQRKIEASAAPSTPPPSVPGSRSDLVEVTAPMVGTFYRAPGPEEPPFVDIGSRISVGQAVCILEAMKLMNELESEVSGEVVEILVENGTPVEFGQVLMRLKTG; the protein is encoded by the coding sequence ATGACTATGAATCTTGATCATGAAGAGCTTCATCGCTTGTTGGCAACTCTAGCTGAGAGCGATATTCAAGAGTTTCGACTTGAGGGAGAGGATTTTTGCCTGGAAGTTAAACGTAATCTTGGGCTTCCTTCCGAATCAATAGCATCTCCAAAGAAAATTACAACAGAGGAGATTGATCCACCACTCCCTCAGCGAAAAATCGAGGCTTCTGCGGCACCAAGCACTCCTCCTCCTTCAGTCCCAGGATCACGCTCTGACTTGGTTGAAGTAACTGCTCCTATGGTTGGGACCTTTTACCGGGCACCAGGTCCTGAAGAGCCTCCTTTCGTAGATATTGGATCAAGAATCAGTGTTGGCCAAGCTGTTTGTATTCTTGAAGCAATGAAATTAATGAATGAACTAGAATCTGAGGTCAGTGGTGAAGTGGTTGAAATTCTTGTTGAAAATGGAACTCCAGTTGAGTTTGGCCAGGTTTTAATGAGATTAAAAACTGGATAA
- the pdxA gene encoding 4-hydroxythreonine-4-phosphate dehydrogenase PdxA, with translation MKNFNVSNNNKNTLAISLGDPAGIGTEIILKALASDNLNKNINPLLIGCKNHIYQTYSNLINHGICNISDPTNLDIIDIPLEKKIIPGIVDENSGSASFKWLFNATNIVLEGKANALVTAPISKIAWHKAGHKFAGQTELLGKLSNKKTSMLFTAVSPNNGWRFNTLLATTHIPINKVNNNLTKELIKFKLDTLLNFCRKFKERPLIQIAGLNPHAGEEGKIGMEEQNLIIPTIDEWKLDNPNVHINGPIPPDTCWIKAADAWNYDSKENNAPDGILALYHDQGLIPVKLIAFDQAVNTTLGLPFVRTSPDHGTALDIADKFIARDKSMIAAINNAWILSQ, from the coding sequence ATGAAAAATTTCAACGTATCTAACAATAATAAAAATACTCTAGCTATTTCATTAGGCGATCCTGCGGGTATAGGAACTGAAATCATTTTAAAAGCCCTTGCTTCAGATAACTTAAACAAAAATATAAATCCTTTGCTTATTGGTTGCAAAAATCATATTTATCAAACTTATTCAAATTTAATTAATCATGGAATATGTAATATATCTGACCCAACTAATCTTGATATTATTGATATCCCTTTAGAGAAAAAAATTATTCCAGGAATAGTTGATGAAAATTCAGGATCAGCAAGTTTTAAATGGCTTTTTAATGCAACTAATATTGTTTTAGAAGGAAAAGCTAACGCTCTAGTAACAGCACCTATTTCAAAAATCGCGTGGCATAAAGCAGGTCATAAATTTGCAGGACAAACTGAATTATTAGGTAAATTATCTAATAAAAAAACATCTATGCTATTTACAGCTGTATCACCAAACAATGGTTGGAGATTTAATACTTTATTAGCCACAACACATATACCTATTAATAAAGTAAATAATAATTTAACCAAAGAATTAATCAAATTCAAATTAGATACATTATTAAACTTCTGTCGTAAGTTTAAAGAGAGACCATTAATACAAATAGCTGGATTAAATCCACATGCGGGAGAAGAAGGAAAAATTGGAATGGAAGAACAAAACTTAATTATTCCTACCATTGATGAATGGAAATTAGACAATCCAAATGTACATATTAATGGACCCATACCTCCGGATACTTGCTGGATTAAAGCAGCAGATGCATGGAATTACGATTCAAAAGAAAATAATGCTCCTGATGGAATACTTGCTTTATATCACGATCAAGGTCTTATACCTGTAAAGCTTATTGCCTTTGATCAAGCTGTTAATACAACTCTTGGACTGCCTTTTGTGAGAACATCACCTGATCATGGCACAGCTCTTGATATTGCAGATAAATTCATAGCAAGAGATAAAAGTATGATTGCCGCAATTAATAATGCCTGGATCCTTTCTCAATAA
- a CDS encoding SDR family oxidoreductase, which yields MIHDIVKRLACMPPQSKLIIFGGGYSGQRIASVGRLLGAKVLCSRRKKDSTGADFVFNSDNELSNEILEGATHVLSCIPPLMNGKDPVLNKVKSKLLNSKTIEWVGYLSTTGVYGNTKGAWVNEATSPNPQQERSVRRFSCEQEWLETKLPIQILRLPGIYGPGRSAFESLLNGTLKMIDKPDQVFSRIHVDDIAGAVFFLINLYSQGNNPSVVNIADNLPTSNLEVNTFAAKLAKQSLPSTLPFEIAKKTMSPMALSFWQENRKIDNKLLCKKLGYSLLYPDFKSGLKNCYSKLKVNN from the coding sequence ATGATTCATGATATTGTCAAGCGATTGGCTTGCATGCCGCCTCAATCGAAATTAATCATTTTTGGAGGCGGGTATAGCGGACAAAGAATCGCAAGTGTAGGCAGACTATTAGGAGCAAAAGTTTTATGTAGCAGAAGAAAAAAAGATAGTACAGGTGCCGATTTCGTATTTAATAGCGATAACGAATTGTCTAATGAAATTCTCGAAGGCGCAACACATGTCTTAAGTTGTATACCTCCTTTAATGAATGGCAAAGATCCCGTACTCAACAAAGTTAAGAGTAAATTATTAAATTCAAAAACTATAGAATGGGTTGGATACCTTTCCACAACGGGGGTATATGGAAACACAAAAGGAGCATGGGTAAACGAAGCAACTTCTCCTAATCCCCAGCAAGAACGAAGTGTACGTAGATTTTCCTGTGAACAAGAATGGTTAGAAACCAAGCTTCCTATTCAAATACTTAGATTGCCGGGTATTTATGGACCTGGAAGGTCTGCATTTGAAAGCCTTTTGAATGGCACACTAAAAATGATCGATAAGCCCGATCAAGTTTTTTCAAGAATTCATGTCGATGATATTGCTGGAGCTGTCTTTTTTTTAATTAATTTATATTCTCAAGGAAATAATCCATCCGTTGTGAACATTGCTGACAACTTACCGACAAGTAATCTCGAGGTAAATACTTTCGCAGCAAAATTAGCTAAACAATCTCTACCATCAACATTACCTTTTGAAATTGCAAAAAAAACAATGAGTCCAATGGCGCTATCTTTTTGGCAAGAAAATCGGAAAATTGATAACAAGTTATTATGTAAAAAACTTGGATATTCTCTTCTTTACCCTGATTTTAAATCTGGCCTGAAAAATTGTTATTCAAAATTAAAAGTTAATAATTAA
- a CDS encoding HNH endonuclease — protein sequence MHNRDAVFLEDLCPKLSDRRWRRSLHEFTGKSCIYCGKNSESIDHVLPRSKGGLSITENCVPACLSCNGSKTDNDAFEWYRKQRFYDPRRSMAIRAWTEGDIRLALRLLKWAQPKNNESLKKSKQRLNEDYSWQPA from the coding sequence ATGCACAACAGGGATGCGGTTTTCTTAGAAGATCTATGCCCAAAGTTAAGTGACCGAAGATGGCGTAGGTCATTGCATGAGTTCACTGGTAAAAGCTGTATATATTGTGGGAAAAATTCAGAATCAATTGATCACGTTTTACCAAGAAGTAAAGGTGGATTAAGCATCACTGAAAATTGTGTACCTGCTTGCCTTTCATGCAATGGAAGCAAAACAGACAATGATGCTTTTGAATGGTATAGAAAACAACGTTTTTACGATCCAAGACGTTCAATGGCCATAAGAGCATGGACTGAAGGAGATATTCGTTTGGCTCTTCGACTTCTAAAATGGGCTCAACCAAAAAATAATGAAAGTCTAAAAAAGTCGAAACAACGTTTAAATGAAGATTATTCTTGGCAACCAGCTTAA
- a CDS encoding DUF6554 family protein, producing the protein MPIEIKRNFLPISIICLLCGTTLGTKTNAAVTNGADIYCFMRNGGNTHEPSWQAAYQFIKSKKQGLFKTSPKQAASFIVEEVVQDPIKYEDCINYLGDLYTGDSTPITISNDDKLKDDKSIEKTPKGMNLDRYNY; encoded by the coding sequence ATGCCAATTGAGATAAAGCGAAACTTCTTACCAATTTCAATAATTTGTTTATTATGTGGTACTACTTTAGGAACAAAAACTAACGCAGCAGTAACAAACGGAGCAGATATATATTGTTTTATGAGAAATGGTGGTAATACACATGAGCCAAGCTGGCAAGCAGCCTATCAATTTATTAAAAGTAAAAAACAAGGCTTGTTCAAAACTTCACCTAAACAAGCTGCCTCATTTATTGTTGAAGAAGTAGTTCAAGATCCAATAAAATATGAAGACTGCATTAATTATTTAGGAGATCTATATACAGGTGACTCAACACCGATAACAATAAGCAATGACGATAAATTAAAAGATGACAAAAGTATAGAAAAAACACCTAAAGGAATGAATTTAGATCGTTATAATTATTAA
- a CDS encoding pyridoxal-phosphate-dependent aminotransferase family protein: MQDKLNLMIPGPTPVPENVLSCMSKHPIGHRSGEFQEIVQKTTKQLQWLHQTTADVLTITGSGTAAMEAGIINTLSKGDQVICGDNGKFGERWVKVAKAYGLNVKVVKSDWGQPLDPNEFKMILEEDTEKKIKAVILTHSETSTGVINDLKEINSAVKSHSRAITIADCVTSLGACNIPMDEWGIDVIASGSQKGYMIPPGLSFVAMSKRAWEANASSDLPKFYLDLKQYLKAINKNSNPFTPAINLYFALEASLTMMQKEGLNNIFTRHARHQKATQEGIKAMGLKLFTKEGYGSPAITAVQPEHVDAETIRKSIKNDFDILLAGGQDHLKGKIFRIGHLGFVNDRDIISVISALECSLDKIGKLKAPIGKGLAKSISVLNN, encoded by the coding sequence ATGCAAGACAAACTCAATCTAATGATTCCTGGACCAACGCCAGTACCAGAAAACGTTTTGAGTTGTATGAGTAAACATCCTATCGGTCATAGGAGTGGAGAGTTTCAAGAAATTGTTCAAAAAACAACTAAGCAACTTCAATGGCTCCACCAAACAACTGCGGACGTTCTAACAATTACTGGGAGTGGGACTGCTGCAATGGAGGCTGGAATAATAAATACACTAAGCAAAGGTGATCAAGTCATATGTGGAGATAATGGGAAATTTGGAGAAAGATGGGTAAAAGTTGCCAAAGCATATGGGCTAAATGTAAAAGTCGTAAAAAGTGATTGGGGCCAGCCTTTAGATCCTAATGAATTTAAAATGATTCTCGAAGAAGACACTGAAAAGAAAATTAAAGCTGTAATTTTGACTCACTCAGAAACTTCAACAGGAGTAATTAATGATCTCAAAGAAATTAATAGCGCAGTAAAAAGTCATAGTAGAGCCATTACTATCGCTGATTGTGTAACAAGCCTTGGTGCATGTAATATTCCAATGGACGAATGGGGAATTGATGTAATAGCTTCCGGCTCTCAAAAAGGTTATATGATTCCACCAGGCCTAAGTTTTGTTGCTATGAGCAAAAGAGCTTGGGAAGCCAATGCTTCATCAGATTTACCAAAATTTTATTTAGATTTAAAACAATATTTAAAAGCAATAAATAAAAATAGTAATCCATTTACTCCTGCCATAAATTTATATTTTGCGTTAGAAGCATCATTAACAATGATGCAAAAAGAAGGATTAAATAATATTTTTACACGTCACGCTCGTCATCAAAAAGCAACACAAGAAGGAATAAAAGCAATGGGTTTGAAATTATTTACAAAAGAAGGTTATGGAAGCCCAGCAATAACAGCTGTTCAGCCTGAGCATGTAGATGCAGAAACTATAAGAAAATCAATAAAAAATGATTTCGATATACTCCTTGCTGGAGGACAAGATCACTTAAAAGGAAAAATCTTTAGAATTGGACATTTAGGATTTGTTAATGATAGAGATATTATTAGTGTAATCTCAGCTTTAGAGTGCAGTTTAGATAAAATTGGTAAACTCAAGGCTCCGATAGGTAAAGGACTGGCTAAATCAATTTCTGTACTAAATAACTAA
- the cbiD gene encoding cobalt-precorrin-5B (C(1))-methyltransferase CbiD: MNEFTLPVWVVAAAKSAMNTLLGNKFKDIEKIYLPNKQGSIEVPICSSALLDNGERSLAVSHCQSGLSLDVTRGLEIWAYIKFNKANKPSGKIVENGFPEWLDFHAGYGVGKFESSGLPCISKFALDLLCINLYPLLPKDSSITVEVVLPEGKDRALKTSNKAFGVVDGLSLIGTQAEVQISASPEQLKNCIEILHHKCSKASFDGCLTFVIGENGMDLALKFGLPAGQIIKTGNWLGPLLVAAAENGVKKLLLFGYHGKLVKLSGGVFHTHHHLADGRLEILTSLAVREGISFDLIELISKSSSVENALLALELNHPEEVALIWGRMAKEIEIKSLKYVNRYLFSAIEIGTVLFDRKRQIRWAGLQGLKQINSLGLILK, encoded by the coding sequence TTGAATGAATTTACTCTTCCTGTGTGGGTAGTTGCGGCTGCGAAGTCTGCAATGAACACGCTCCTTGGGAATAAATTTAAAGATATTGAGAAAATTTATTTGCCAAATAAACAAGGGTCAATTGAGGTGCCTATCTGTTCCTCTGCATTGCTTGATAATGGTGAGAGATCATTAGCCGTTAGTCATTGCCAGTCAGGTTTATCTCTTGATGTAACAAGAGGGTTAGAAATATGGGCGTATATTAAATTCAATAAAGCTAATAAACCCTCTGGAAAGATAGTTGAAAATGGCTTTCCTGAGTGGCTGGATTTCCATGCAGGATATGGAGTAGGCAAATTTGAATCATCTGGTCTGCCATGTATATCAAAATTTGCGCTTGATTTGTTATGTATAAATCTTTATCCCTTATTACCCAAAGACTCTTCAATCACAGTGGAAGTTGTATTACCTGAAGGCAAAGATCGTGCTTTAAAGACCAGTAATAAAGCTTTTGGAGTTGTTGATGGATTATCACTTATTGGTACACAGGCTGAGGTTCAAATTAGTGCTTCTCCTGAACAGTTGAAAAATTGTATAGAGATTTTGCATCACAAATGTTCTAAAGCCTCATTTGATGGATGTTTGACATTTGTTATTGGTGAAAATGGAATGGATTTAGCACTAAAATTTGGACTTCCAGCTGGGCAAATTATTAAAACCGGTAATTGGTTAGGCCCTCTTCTTGTTGCTGCTGCAGAAAATGGTGTGAAGAAACTTTTATTATTTGGCTATCATGGCAAATTGGTAAAATTATCTGGCGGTGTTTTTCATACCCATCATCATCTTGCAGATGGAAGACTTGAAATACTCACTTCACTTGCTGTTAGAGAAGGTATTTCTTTTGATTTGATTGAATTAATTAGTAAATCAAGTTCAGTGGAAAATGCTTTATTAGCACTTGAGTTAAATCATCCAGAGGAGGTTGCTTTGATTTGGGGAAGGATGGCAAAAGAAATTGAAATTAAAAGCTTGAAATATGTGAATCGATATTTGTTTTCTGCCATTGAAATAGGAACTGTTTTATTTGATCGTAAAAGACAAATTCGTTGGGCTGGGTTACAAGGTTTAAAACAAATTAATTCTTTAGGGTTAATTCTTAAGTGA
- the guaA gene encoding glutamine-hydrolyzing GMP synthase encodes MTSMISKEKRNPAIVILDFGSQYSELIARRIRETEVYSLVMSYTTTAQQLSALKPKGIILSGGPGSVYEDGAPFCDPELFNLGIPVLGVCYGMQLMVHQLGGSVKPATGKAEYGKAPLEVDDPTALLTNVMSGSTMWMSHGDSVKKLPQGFVRLAHTSNTSEAAIALHEKSFYGVQFHPEVVHSTQGMVLIRNFVYHICSCEPDWTTNLFIDEAVTQVQQQVGDKKVLLALSGGVDSSTLAFLLNKAIGNQLTCMFIDQGFMRKGEPEFLMSFFDEKFNINVEYINARERFISKLKGVIDPEQKRKIIGREFIRVFEEESLRLGPFDYLAQGTLYPDVIESAGTNIDPKTGERIAVKIKSHHNVGGLPKDLQFKLVEPLRRLFKDEVRKVGKSLGLPDEIVRRHPFPGPGLAIRILGEVTHEKLNCLRDADLIVREEVNNAGLYHDIWQAFAVLLPVYSVGVMGDQRTYAWPIVLRCVSSEDGMTADWSRLPYEVLEKISNRIVNEVEGVNRVVLDITSKPPGTIEWE; translated from the coding sequence ATGACTTCAATGATTTCAAAGGAAAAACGAAATCCAGCAATCGTTATTCTCGACTTTGGCTCTCAATACTCCGAATTAATTGCTCGCAGGATCAGAGAAACAGAGGTTTACTCATTAGTTATGAGTTACACAACAACTGCTCAGCAATTATCTGCTCTGAAGCCTAAAGGAATAATTCTAAGCGGGGGACCTGGGTCTGTTTATGAAGATGGTGCTCCATTTTGTGATCCAGAGCTGTTCAATTTAGGTATTCCTGTTCTTGGAGTTTGTTATGGAATGCAATTAATGGTGCATCAATTAGGAGGCTCTGTGAAACCTGCCACGGGAAAAGCGGAATATGGAAAAGCACCGTTAGAGGTTGATGATCCAACAGCCCTATTAACTAATGTTATGAGTGGATCTACTATGTGGATGAGTCATGGAGATTCAGTTAAAAAATTACCACAAGGATTTGTCAGATTAGCCCATACTTCTAATACTTCAGAAGCGGCTATTGCATTACATGAAAAGAGTTTTTATGGAGTTCAATTTCATCCTGAAGTTGTTCATTCTACTCAAGGAATGGTTTTAATAAGAAATTTTGTATATCATATTTGTTCATGTGAGCCTGATTGGACTACAAATTTATTTATAGATGAGGCTGTTACTCAAGTACAGCAACAAGTAGGAGACAAAAAAGTTTTATTGGCTTTATCAGGTGGAGTTGATTCATCAACTCTTGCATTTCTATTAAATAAAGCAATTGGAAATCAATTGACATGCATGTTTATTGATCAAGGTTTTATGAGAAAGGGTGAGCCGGAATTTCTTATGTCATTTTTTGATGAAAAGTTCAATATCAATGTTGAATACATAAATGCTAGAGAAAGATTTATTTCGAAATTAAAAGGAGTAATAGATCCTGAGCAAAAGCGTAAAATTATTGGGCGAGAATTTATTAGAGTTTTTGAAGAGGAAAGTCTTCGTTTAGGTCCATTTGATTACTTAGCTCAGGGGACGCTTTATCCTGATGTAATTGAAAGTGCTGGAACTAATATTGATCCAAAAACAGGAGAAAGAATAGCGGTTAAAATCAAAAGTCATCATAATGTTGGAGGTTTACCAAAAGATTTACAATTTAAATTGGTAGAACCTTTGAGACGTTTATTTAAAGATGAAGTTAGGAAAGTTGGTAAATCTCTTGGATTACCAGATGAGATTGTTCGGAGACATCCATTTCCAGGTCCAGGATTGGCTATAAGGATTTTAGGTGAGGTTACTCATGAAAAATTAAATTGTTTAAGAGATGCCGATTTAATTGTCCGAGAAGAGGTTAACAATGCTGGCTTGTATCACGATATTTGGCAAGCGTTTGCTGTCTTGCTTCCTGTTTACTCGGTTGGAGTAATGGGAGATCAAAGAACCTATGCATGGCCTATTGTGCTTCGATGCGTTTCAAGCGAAGATGGAATGACGGCTGATTGGTCTCGCTTGCCATATGAAGTTTTAGAAAAAATTTCTAACCGTATAGTTAATGAAGTCGAGGGAGTTAATAGAGTTGTTTTGGATATAACAAGCAAACCTCCAGGAACTATAGAGTGGGAGTAG